In Zunongwangia profunda SM-A87, the following proteins share a genomic window:
- the prmA gene encoding 50S ribosomal protein L11 methyltransferase codes for MASNYLEFQFKIHPPVPASEILIAELGSLGFESFVENEDGVTAYILKEEFNENMLTEVRILDSDEFKISYSSSEIQQVNWNEEWEKNFQPIVVDDICSVRAPFHPKPETEFDIVIEPKMSFGTGHHATTHMMIQFILKNEWKGKSVLDMGCGTGVLAILSSQKGANPVEAIDIDNWCYLNSLENIERNNVPEISVKEGGAELLGEKKYDVIIANINRNILLNDMQKYVSVLQPDGDLYLSGFYKEDIPIIQEACEKLGLKFQENLEKDKWVAVKFSL; via the coding sequence ATGGCATCAAATTATCTTGAATTTCAGTTTAAAATACACCCGCCGGTACCCGCTTCAGAAATATTAATTGCTGAATTAGGGTCTTTGGGATTTGAAAGTTTTGTGGAAAATGAAGATGGGGTTACAGCATATATTCTGAAAGAAGAGTTTAATGAAAATATGCTGACTGAGGTTCGGATATTAGATTCTGATGAATTTAAAATCTCCTATTCTTCTTCTGAAATACAACAGGTAAATTGGAATGAAGAATGGGAGAAAAATTTTCAGCCTATTGTGGTTGATGATATTTGTAGTGTACGGGCACCTTTTCATCCAAAACCAGAAACTGAGTTTGATATTGTCATCGAACCCAAAATGAGTTTTGGAACCGGGCATCATGCGACAACGCATATGATGATTCAGTTTATCCTGAAAAACGAATGGAAGGGAAAATCTGTCCTTGATATGGGCTGCGGAACCGGAGTTTTGGCCATTTTAAGTTCACAAAAAGGTGCAAATCCTGTTGAAGCCATCGATATTGATAACTGGTGTTACTTAAATAGCCTGGAAAATATTGAACGTAATAATGTTCCCGAAATTAGCGTTAAAGAAGGAGGAGCAGAATTGCTGGGCGAAAAAAAATATGACGTGATAATTGCAAATATTAACCGTAATATTTTGTTGAATGATATGCAGAAGTATGTTTCGGTATTACAACCAGATGGCGATTTATATTTAAGCGGATTCTATAAAGAAGACATTCCGATTATTCAGGAAGCTTGTGAAAAGCTGGGATTAAAATTTCAGGAAAATCTTGAAAAAGATAAATGGGTGGCGGTAAAGTTTTCTTTATGA
- a CDS encoding ATP-dependent Clp protease adaptor ClpS has translation MSTQEEVLEKVETKVDKENEIVLYNDDYNTFDHVIETLIYACDHTPEQAEQCSILVHYKGKCTVKTGAFADLKPRCSKLLDAGLSAEIV, from the coding sequence ATGAGTACCCAAGAAGAAGTATTAGAGAAAGTAGAGACCAAGGTAGACAAGGAAAACGAGATAGTTTTATATAACGACGATTACAACACTTTCGATCATGTAATCGAAACTTTAATTTATGCCTGTGATCATACGCCAGAACAGGCCGAGCAGTGTTCAATTTTAGTGCATTATAAAGGAAAGTGTACCGTTAAAACAGGTGCTTTTGCTGATTTAAAACCAAGATGTTCTAAGCTTTTAGATGCTGGTTTGAGTGCAGAGATCGTTTAA
- a CDS encoding transposase, translated as MLKIAYTKLAQWYKDVEESGFKSFQTVANSIALNYRSVLNYFLNRSKNASAESFNAKVKDFRSQFRGVRNTEYFLYRLIKSYS; from the coding sequence ATATTAAAAATAGCTTACACCAAACTAGCCCAATGGTATAAAGATGTAGAGGAATCAGGTTTTAAGAGCTTCCAAACGGTAGCCAATAGTATTGCTTTGAATTACCGCTCTGTACTCAACTATTTTTTAAACAGAAGTAAAAATGCTTCAGCAGAATCCTTTAATGCCAAAGTAAAGGATTTTAGATCACAATTTAGGGGAGTCAGGAATACCGAATACTTCTTATATCGCTTGATTAAATCATATTCTTAA
- a CDS encoding transposase yields the protein MSRSRYLLYKSPDKWTSNQKDRGRILFNEYPELKKAYGLVQGLSIFDQAIDIKNSLHQTSPMV from the coding sequence CTGTCCAGGAGTAGATATCTACTGTATAAATCCCCAGATAAATGGACTTCAAATCAGAAAGACAGGGGTCGGATATTGTTTAATGAATACCCAGAATTAAAGAAAGCCTATGGACTTGTTCAAGGCTTGAGTATTTTTGACCAAGCCATAGATATTAAAAATAGCTTACACCAAACTAGCCCAATGGTATAA
- a CDS encoding DDE-type integrase/transposase/recombinase, whose translation MAPIKFGPSILLTFPCEKGLSYLVAIIDLHSRYVLNWSVSNSMDSYWCKETLEEAIDIHGTPEIINTDQGSQFTSGIFTHSVLSRNIKLSMDGKGRAIDNVFIERLWRSVKYESIYLNPPESGADL comes from the coding sequence ATCGCCCCAATCAAGTTTGGGCCATCAATATTACTTACATTCCCATGCGAAAAGGGTTTATCGTACCTAGTAGCGATCATCGACCTACATAGTCGCTATGTGCTTAACTGGTCGGTTTCCAATTCTATGGATTCCTATTGGTGTAAAGAAACCTTGGAGGAAGCAATTGATATCCACGGAACTCCGGAGATCATTAATACCGATCAGGGAAGCCAGTTTACTTCAGGGATTTTTACCCACAGTGTACTATCTAGGAATATCAAGCTCAGTATGGATGGTAAAGGAAGAGCTATCGATAATGTATTTATAGAAAGACTATGGAGAAGTGTGAAGTACGAAAGTATTTACTTAAACCCTCCAGAATCTGGAGCTGATCTTTAA
- a CDS encoding single-stranded DNA-binding protein, whose translation MSNLSNKVQLIGNMGNTFEITNLNKSKKVARLIIATNDYYYNKKGESVQNTQWHNLVAWNKNAELIENYVPKGKLPSMENLSPDLTSIKMGLLDTNHPQKIRTVS comes from the coding sequence ATGAGTAATCTAAGTAACAAAGTACAGTTAATCGGAAATATGGGAAACACTTTCGAAATCACCAATCTGAACAAGTCCAAAAAAGTAGCGCGTTTGATTATCGCTACCAATGACTATTACTACAATAAAAAAGGGGAATCCGTTCAGAATACTCAATGGCACAATCTTGTGGCATGGAACAAAAATGCCGAACTCATCGAAAACTATGTTCCAAAGGGTAAATTGCCATCGATGGAAAACTTATCTCCAGATCTTACGAGCATAAAGATGGGATTACTCGATACTAATCATCCCCAAAAAATTAGGACAGTAAGTTAA